A window from Leptidea sinapis chromosome 11, ilLepSina1.1, whole genome shotgun sequence encodes these proteins:
- the LOC126966860 gene encoding lachesin-like, which yields MHFPRYDLCMAFLIIYDIASSDAAVDESLFPRFVEPVTNVTVTVGRDALLACVVEDLRSYKVAWVRVDTQTILSIHHNIITQNPRISLSYNDHRSWYLHIKNVQEVDRGWYMCQVNTDPMRSRKGYLQVVVPPIIIDNMTSSDMVVREGTNVTMVCRATGYPEPYVMWRREDGQEFNCNGESVNVVDGENLTISKVSRLHMGAYLCIASNGVPPSISKRVVLMVQFPPMLSIPNQLEAAYIGQDVTLECHTEAFPSSINYWTTDRGDMIISGNKYMTSLSDDAYSRKMKLTIKRVSARDFSSYRCVAKNSLGETDGLIRLDEIPAPSTITTTVNIVPTFPQRKKGKHRNRWRDSSADNRVIGDYEVEEWKDMDYESTQSSGLCSLHGNFLITVIALLVIS from the exons AATCATTATTCCCGCGTTTCGTGGAACCGGTGACAAATGTCACGGTAACAGTTGGTCGTGACGCACTGCTGGCTTGCGTTGTTGAAGACTTGAGAAGTTACAAG GTCGCTTGGGTGCGGGTTGATACTCAGACAATCCTGAGTATACACCACAACATAATAACACAGAACCCTCGCATCAGCCTCTCGTACAACGACCACAGATCCTGGTACCTGCACATCAAGAACGTGCAGGAGGTGGACCGAGGCTGGTACATGTGCCAGGTCAACACGGACCCCATGAGGTCCAGGAAGGGATACCTGCAAGTTGTTG TGCCGCCAATAATAATAGACAACATGACATCGAGTGACATGGTGGTACGCGAGGGTACGAACGTCACTATGGTATGTCGAGCGACCGGCTACCCGGAACCATATGTCATGTGGAGACGCGAAGATGGTCAAGAATTCAACTGTAATGGCGAGTCAG TTAATGTAGTTGACGGAGAGAATTTAACAATATCGAAAGTGTCGAGGCTCCATATGGGTGCCTATCTGTGCATCGCGTCCAATGGAGTCCCGCCATCTATTAGCAAGCGAGTCGTTTTAATGGTCCagt TCCCGCCGATGCTATCGATCCCGAATCAGTTAGAGGCTGCGTATATAGGACAAGACGTCACTCTCGAATGTCACACGGAGGCCTTCCCATCCTCTATAAATTACTGGACTACGGACAGAGGAGACATGATCATATCAG gaaataaatacaTGACCTCATTAAGTGATGATGCCTATAGCAGAAAGATGAAATTAACGATCAAGCGTGTGTCGGCAAGGGATTTCTCCTCATACCGCTGTGTTGCGAAGAATTCTTTGGGCGAGACAGACGGTCTTATACGGCTTGATG AAATTCCCGCGCCATCAACAATAACAACGACGGTTAACATCGTTCCCACATTTCCACAAAGGAAAAAAG GTAAACACAGAAACAGGTGGCGAGATAGTTCAGCTGACAACAGAGTGATTGGGGATTATGAAGTTGAGGAATGGAAAGACATGG ATTATGAATCCACACAGTCTTCAGGGTTATGTTCATTGCACGGAAATTTTCTAATAACAGTTATAGCTTTGTTAGTAATCAGCTGA